A stretch of Desulfurivibrio alkaliphilus AHT 2 DNA encodes these proteins:
- a CDS encoding TetR/AcrR family transcriptional regulator, which translates to MTNPGKHLPAEQRRAATVDAVLALAARLNPGKITTAAIARQMNLTQGALFRHFPNKEAIWQAVMTWVAEQLLKRVEKAARQAPGPLAGLEAMFQAHISFVVSHPGIPRMLFNELQHPGDSAAKNLARKLVERYRQRLAQLIEEGQKAGEIAPEVEAGAAAVLFVGMIQGLVVQSLLAGRPEQMQDSAPAVFALFKRGIINPQ; encoded by the coding sequence ATGACCAATCCCGGTAAACATCTGCCCGCCGAACAGCGCCGGGCCGCCACCGTCGACGCGGTGCTTGCACTGGCCGCCCGACTCAACCCGGGTAAAATCACCACCGCCGCCATCGCCCGTCAGATGAACCTGACCCAGGGGGCGCTGTTTCGCCACTTTCCCAACAAGGAAGCGATCTGGCAGGCGGTGATGACCTGGGTGGCCGAGCAACTGCTCAAACGGGTGGAAAAGGCGGCCCGCCAAGCCCCCGGCCCCCTGGCGGGCCTGGAAGCGATGTTTCAGGCGCACATCTCCTTTGTGGTTTCTCATCCCGGGATTCCCCGGATGCTTTTTAACGAGCTGCAGCACCCCGGCGACTCAGCGGCCAAAAACCTGGCCCGCAAGCTGGTTGAGCGCTACCGGCAAAGGCTGGCGCAACTGATCGAAGAGGGCCAAAAGGCCGGTGAAATCGCCCCGGAAGTTGAAGCCGGCGCCGCCGCCGTGCTCTTTGTGGGCATGATCCAGGGCCTGGTGGTGCAGTCACTGCTGGCCGGGCGACCGGAACAGATGCAGGATAGCGCGCCGGCGGTTTTTGCCCTCTTTAAACGCGGCATCATTAACCCGCAATA
- a CDS encoding efflux RND transporter periplasmic adaptor subunit, which translates to MKNRATLKTLIGAVLALFLLTLAYWWLNREGDATGPAPGMPGRPGGEPAVAVEVAPVQWGEIVERRVFTGTLQPVSRFDVAARVGGRLLKLYVDLGDTVRRGQVVARLDGDEYRLEVAKAKAELEVAKAGLAEAESVLATSRREYERAQSLRRQGVASEAELDSALANYEVQQAKAQVAAAQVSQRRAALAAAELRLSYTEIRADWLGGEPERLIAERFVDEGSLLAANTPLFSLVGIDRLVAVGHAPERDYPRLRPGQEVAVRADAVGERVFAGQLARLAPVVREASRQARLEVEVANPEQILKPGMFVRLEIEVARRENALLVPRAALLERPGEYALYLVDEESLTARFVPVQLGLQSREQVEILVPEISGRVVTLGQHLLSDGAKITIPEAAAPGERSR; encoded by the coding sequence ATGAAGAACAGAGCAACCCTGAAAACCTTGATCGGCGCTGTGCTGGCGCTTTTTTTGCTGACCCTGGCTTATTGGTGGCTGAACCGGGAGGGAGACGCTACCGGTCCGGCCCCCGGCATGCCCGGTCGCCCCGGCGGAGAGCCGGCGGTGGCGGTGGAGGTGGCGCCGGTGCAGTGGGGTGAAATTGTCGAGCGCCGGGTTTTTACCGGCACCCTGCAACCGGTTTCCCGCTTTGATGTGGCTGCCCGGGTGGGCGGCCGGCTGCTCAAGCTTTATGTCGACCTGGGGGATACCGTTCGGCGCGGCCAAGTGGTGGCCCGGTTGGATGGCGATGAATATCGCCTGGAGGTGGCCAAGGCCAAGGCCGAGCTGGAAGTGGCCAAGGCCGGGCTGGCCGAGGCGGAGAGCGTCCTGGCCACTTCCAGGCGGGAGTATGAGCGGGCCCAGAGTTTGCGCCGCCAGGGGGTGGCCTCCGAGGCCGAGCTGGACAGCGCCCTGGCCAATTACGAGGTGCAGCAGGCCAAGGCCCAGGTGGCCGCGGCCCAGGTCTCCCAGCGCCGGGCGGCCCTGGCCGCCGCCGAGTTGCGTCTTTCCTACACCGAAATCCGGGCCGACTGGTTGGGCGGCGAACCCGAGCGGCTGATCGCCGAGCGCTTTGTCGATGAAGGCTCGCTGCTGGCCGCCAACACCCCGCTGTTCTCCCTGGTGGGCATTGACCGCCTGGTGGCGGTGGGCCATGCCCCGGAACGCGATTACCCGCGGCTGCGCCCCGGCCAGGAAGTGGCGGTGCGGGCCGATGCCGTGGGAGAGCGGGTCTTTGCCGGGCAGTTGGCCCGCCTGGCGCCGGTGGTGCGGGAGGCTTCCCGCCAGGCCCGCCTGGAGGTGGAGGTGGCCAATCCGGAGCAGATATTGAAGCCCGGCATGTTCGTGCGGCTGGAAATCGAGGTGGCGCGCCGGGAAAACGCCCTGTTGGTGCCCCGGGCGGCGCTGCTCGAGCGCCCCGGCGAATACGCTCTGTACCTGGTTGATGAAGAGAGCCTGACCGCCCGCTTTGTACCGGTGCAACTCGGGCTGCAGAGCCGGGAGCAGGTGGAGATCCTGGTCCCGGAAATCAGCGGCCGGGTGGTTACCCTGGGGCAGCACCTGCTCAGCGACGGCGCCAAAATCACCATTCCCGAAGCGGCGGCGCCTGGAGAGCGCAGCCGATGA
- a CDS encoding efflux RND transporter permease subunit, with product MNPARFTVHRPVFTIMLTLIAVIIGAVSLARLPIDLMPEVTYPTLTISASYDNASPEEVEELITRPIEQAVAAVSGIESINSNSSEGISNVRVSFAWGTDIDAAANDLRDRLDRVMNQLPDDISRPQVRKFDLSATPVLILGAASPLDPLELRRLIDEQMSFRIERVAGVASLDVWGGLEREIQVNLKADKIAALGLTLDGLRQALRDANITVPAGEIERGRLEVTLRTPGQFTSLEELAATVLAVRDGAAITLDQVAEVVDTHRKVSRIVRINHQPGVRLAVRKQPDANTVQVAREVLREVERLNRDFPQVEIVPIIDFSEYIQRSIDNVGRSLLYGGSLAVLVLLFFLRSMRSTLVAATAIPVAVISTFALIYFGGFTLNLMTLGGLALGVGMMVDSAIVVLENIARLRDKEKMAATQAAEQGTGEVAAAVIAGTLTTLVIFFPILFAQELAGVLFRQLALVVGFALLASLITALTLTPMLAARLVRPAAVAGEGERGAKAVLLRLTTGLFNGLENFYRRSLDGALNNRGPVVIFFVALFVLALMLLPHLGSEFMPQADEGQVRVEIEMETGTRLALLDQTVQKVESIILTAVPEARASEVVVGGVSWRTGEPSTARIRLALVPMRERERSSEQIAADLRPLLRDIPGARVRTRTGGLFILRLAAGAEDERLVIEVRGFDLDQLDQVARQVRNAIAEVEGISDLRLSREGRVPMELLRIDRQRAADLGLSVARIARTIEIAMAGATAGEFRDGGNEYRIFVRLEDAEQLDFDDILNITVRNDDGEFVALANVVTVERAEGPLTIERQDQQRVSRVQANLAGRDLGSVVADIRQRLETIPTPRGIDITFGGDYEQQEKAFSEMALGLLLAVLLVYMVMASLYESLRDPLVVMFAVPMALIGVVLMLLFTGTTLNAQSYIGGIMLVGIVVNNAILLVDQATRLRRDAGWSALEAAREAGRRRLRPILMTTLTTTFAMLPLALGLGEGSEQQAPMARAVIGGLLSSTFISLLLIPVLYSLVYRNRQGREDESAKAIS from the coding sequence ATGAACCCGGCCCGCTTCACCGTTCATCGCCCGGTTTTCACCATCATGCTCACCCTGATTGCGGTGATCATCGGGGCGGTTTCCCTGGCCCGGTTGCCCATCGACCTGATGCCCGAGGTCACCTATCCCACCCTGACCATCTCCGCCAGTTACGACAACGCCAGCCCGGAGGAGGTGGAAGAGCTGATCACCCGCCCCATTGAACAGGCGGTGGCGGCGGTTTCCGGTATTGAGAGCATCAACTCCAACTCCTCGGAGGGGATCAGCAACGTCCGGGTCTCCTTTGCCTGGGGCACCGACATCGACGCGGCGGCCAACGACCTGCGGGATCGGCTGGACCGGGTGATGAACCAATTGCCCGACGACATCTCCCGCCCCCAGGTACGCAAATTCGATCTTTCCGCCACCCCGGTACTGATCCTGGGGGCGGCCAGTCCCCTGGACCCCCTGGAGCTGCGGCGGCTCATCGACGAGCAGATGAGCTTCCGCATCGAGCGGGTGGCGGGGGTGGCCTCCCTGGATGTCTGGGGCGGGCTGGAGCGGGAGATCCAGGTCAACCTAAAGGCCGACAAGATCGCCGCTTTGGGCCTGACCCTGGACGGCCTCCGCCAGGCCCTGCGGGACGCCAACATCACCGTGCCCGCCGGCGAAATCGAGCGGGGCCGGCTGGAGGTAACCCTGCGTACCCCCGGCCAGTTCACCAGCCTGGAGGAGCTGGCCGCCACCGTGCTGGCGGTGCGGGATGGCGCGGCCATCACCCTGGACCAGGTGGCCGAGGTGGTGGATACCCACCGTAAGGTCAGCCGGATCGTGCGGATCAACCACCAGCCGGGGGTGCGCTTGGCGGTGCGCAAGCAGCCCGACGCCAATACCGTGCAGGTGGCCCGGGAGGTGCTGCGCGAGGTGGAGCGGCTCAACCGGGATTTTCCCCAGGTGGAGATCGTTCCCATCATCGATTTTTCCGAGTACATCCAGCGTTCCATCGACAACGTGGGCCGTTCCCTGCTCTACGGCGGCTCGCTGGCGGTGCTGGTGCTGCTCTTTTTCCTGCGCAGTATGCGTTCCACCCTGGTGGCGGCCACCGCCATCCCGGTGGCGGTGATTTCCACCTTCGCCCTGATCTATTTCGGCGGTTTCACCCTCAATTTGATGACTCTGGGCGGCCTGGCCCTGGGGGTGGGAATGATGGTGGACAGCGCCATCGTGGTGCTGGAAAACATCGCCCGCCTGCGGGACAAGGAAAAAATGGCCGCCACCCAAGCGGCGGAACAGGGCACCGGCGAGGTGGCCGCCGCGGTGATCGCCGGCACCCTGACCACCCTGGTGATCTTCTTCCCCATTCTCTTTGCCCAGGAACTGGCCGGGGTGCTCTTTCGCCAGTTGGCCCTGGTGGTGGGTTTTGCCCTGCTGGCCTCCCTGATCACCGCCCTGACCCTGACCCCCATGCTGGCCGCCCGCCTGGTGCGGCCGGCGGCGGTGGCCGGCGAGGGGGAGCGAGGGGCCAAGGCTGTCCTGCTGCGGCTGACCACCGGGCTGTTCAACGGCCTGGAAAATTTTTACCGGCGCAGTCTGGATGGGGCTTTGAACAATCGTGGGCCGGTGGTGATCTTTTTTGTCGCTCTTTTTGTCCTGGCTCTGATGTTGCTGCCGCACCTGGGCAGCGAGTTCATGCCCCAGGCCGACGAAGGCCAGGTGCGGGTGGAGATCGAGATGGAAACCGGTACCCGGCTGGCCCTGCTGGACCAGACGGTACAGAAAGTGGAAAGTATTATTCTAACGGCGGTTCCCGAGGCTCGGGCCTCCGAGGTCGTGGTGGGGGGTGTTTCCTGGCGCACCGGGGAGCCCTCCACCGCCCGTATCCGCCTGGCCTTGGTGCCCATGCGGGAGCGGGAGCGCTCCAGTGAGCAGATCGCCGCCGATTTACGGCCGCTGCTGCGAGATATCCCCGGGGCCCGGGTCCGTACCCGCACCGGCGGTCTCTTTATCCTGCGCCTGGCCGCCGGGGCCGAGGATGAACGACTGGTCATCGAGGTGCGCGGTTTCGACCTTGACCAGTTGGATCAGGTGGCCCGACAGGTGCGGAACGCCATCGCCGAGGTCGAGGGCATCTCCGATTTGCGCTTGAGCCGCGAGGGCCGGGTGCCCATGGAACTGCTGCGCATCGACCGCCAGCGGGCCGCCGACCTGGGCCTGTCGGTGGCCAGGATCGCCCGCACCATCGAGATCGCCATGGCCGGGGCCACCGCCGGCGAGTTCCGCGACGGGGGCAACGAGTACCGCATCTTTGTCCGCCTGGAAGACGCTGAACAGCTTGATTTCGACGATATTTTAAATATTACCGTGCGTAATGACGACGGCGAATTTGTCGCCCTGGCCAACGTGGTCACCGTGGAGCGGGCGGAAGGGCCGCTGACCATCGAGCGCCAGGATCAGCAGCGGGTCAGCCGGGTGCAGGCCAACCTGGCCGGCCGCGACCTGGGCTCGGTGGTGGCCGATATCCGCCAGCGGCTGGAAACCATTCCCACCCCGCGGGGGATTGACATTACCTTCGGCGGCGATTACGAACAGCAGGAAAAGGCCTTCAGCGAAATGGCCCTGGGACTGCTGCTGGCCGTGCTGCTGGTATACATGGTGATGGCCAGCCTGTACGAATCGCTGCGCGACCCCCTGGTGGTGATGTTTGCCGTGCCCATGGCCCTGATCGGGGTGGTGTTGATGTTGCTCTTTACCGGCACCACCCTCAACGCCCAGTCCTATATCGGCGGGATAATGCTGGTGGGAATTGTGGTCAACAACGCCATCCTGCTGGTTGACCAGGCCACCCGATTACGGCGGGACGCCGGCTGGTCGGCCCTGGAGGCGGCCAGAGAGGCCGGGCGGCGGCGTTTGCGGCCGATCCTGATGACCACCCTGACCACCACCTTTGCCATGCTCCCCCTGGCCCTGGGGCTGGGTGAGGGCAGCGAGCAGCAGGCCCCCATGGCCCGGGCGGTGATCGGCGGCCTGCTGAGTTCCACTTTCATCAGCCTGCTGCTGATCCCGGTCCTGTACTCCCTTGTTTACCGCAACCGTCAAGGTCGGGAAGATGAGTCTGCAAAAGCAATCAGTTAA
- a CDS encoding TolC family protein, which produces MFAHPKRQLVGLLFGLALALPPAAAAAGPDEGMKSLPPSGGQTAVTPAEAAKEAAAAARRVDLARYLPRAATDHFPKPDEQGRLELSVEEAVVMALANNRSLGIQLYRPLISGTFAEQERAVFDPSLFAEAAAGREKIPQGDDYRRIETENYRLGVEQDLATGTALELALEQRRSDPDNITGDLRHRAGASLSLTQALLRGGNRQANLAGVRQADLEVLVSLHELRGFTESLVAEVERAYWDLVLAESRIAIYRESLQLAKSQLQDVMRRIEVGTVAEVERAAAEAELAFRRQSLIDGESRRDQARLALINLVNPAPGRAAGPPERHDQPGAGGIWELRPIPRETPYVTETEPDRVEDHLALSRQMRPDLDEARLRLEQGELEVVQTRNGLLPRLDLFITLGKTGYADSFGRSFREMVDDSTYAGSAGLRFSMPLGGNRAAAALDARARVGRDQAEASLNNLIQLVELDVRKAHLEARRARAQIDASAERRRLQEEVLRVEEVKFEVGRSTALNVARAQRDLLESQLNEVDAKVAYRLALTELYRLDGSLLARRQITT; this is translated from the coding sequence ATGTTTGCTCACCCAAAACGGCAATTGGTAGGGCTGCTTTTCGGGCTGGCTTTGGCGCTGCCGCCGGCGGCGGCCGCCGCAGGGCCCGATGAAGGGATGAAATCGCTGCCGCCGTCGGGCGGTCAAACAGCGGTGACCCCGGCGGAGGCAGCCAAAGAGGCGGCGGCCGCCGCCCGCCGGGTGGACCTGGCCCGTTACCTGCCCCGGGCGGCCACCGATCACTTTCCCAAACCCGATGAGCAGGGGCGGCTGGAGTTGTCGGTGGAAGAGGCGGTGGTAATGGCCCTGGCCAACAACCGCTCGCTGGGGATTCAGCTTTACCGGCCGCTGATCAGCGGCACCTTTGCCGAACAGGAGCGGGCGGTGTTTGACCCCTCCCTTTTTGCCGAAGCCGCCGCCGGACGGGAAAAAATTCCCCAGGGTGACGATTATCGGCGTATCGAGACGGAAAATTACCGGCTGGGGGTGGAGCAGGACCTGGCCACCGGTACCGCTTTGGAACTGGCCCTTGAGCAACGGCGCAGTGATCCCGACAACATCACCGGCGATCTCAGGCACCGCGCTGGTGCCAGCCTGAGCCTGACCCAGGCCCTGTTGCGGGGCGGCAATCGCCAGGCCAACCTGGCCGGGGTGCGCCAGGCCGACCTGGAGGTACTGGTTTCCTTGCATGAGCTGCGCGGCTTTACCGAAAGCCTGGTGGCGGAGGTGGAACGAGCCTACTGGGATCTGGTGCTGGCCGAAAGCCGGATCGCCATCTACCGGGAGTCTTTGCAATTGGCCAAATCGCAGCTGCAGGATGTGATGCGGCGCATTGAAGTAGGCACGGTGGCGGAGGTGGAGCGGGCCGCCGCCGAGGCCGAACTGGCCTTTCGCCGCCAGAGTCTGATCGACGGTGAAAGCCGCCGGGACCAGGCCCGCCTGGCCCTGATCAACCTGGTCAATCCCGCCCCGGGCCGTGCCGCCGGCCCGCCCGAGCGGCATGATCAGCCGGGAGCCGGGGGCATCTGGGAGCTGCGCCCGATTCCCCGGGAAACCCCTTATGTTACCGAAACCGAGCCTGACCGGGTGGAAGATCATCTGGCTTTGAGCCGGCAGATGCGGCCCGATCTTGACGAGGCCCGGCTGCGCCTGGAGCAGGGTGAGCTGGAGGTGGTGCAGACCCGTAACGGCCTGCTGCCCCGGCTGGATCTGTTCATCACCCTGGGTAAAACCGGTTATGCCGACAGTTTCGGCCGCTCTTTTCGCGAAATGGTCGATGATTCGACCTATGCCGGTTCCGCCGGCCTGCGTTTTTCCATGCCGCTGGGGGGCAATCGGGCTGCCGCCGCCCTGGACGCCCGGGCCCGGGTCGGCCGTGATCAGGCCGAGGCCAGCCTCAACAACCTGATTCAGTTGGTGGAGCTTGACGTCCGCAAGGCACACCTTGAAGCCCGGCGGGCCCGGGCCCAGATCGACGCCTCCGCCGAACGCCGCCGCCTGCAGGAAGAGGTGCTGCGGGTGGAGGAGGTCAAATTCGAGGTGGGGCGCAGCACCGCCCTCAACGTGGCCCGGGCCCAGCGCGACCTGCTGGAAAGCCAGCTCAACGAGGTGGACGCCAAGGTAGCCTATCGCCTGGCCCTGACCGAACTTTACCGCCTGGACGGTTCCCTGCTGGCCCGCCGCCAGATCACTACCTAA